A section of the Candidatus Bathyarchaeota archaeon genome encodes:
- a CDS encoding ABC transporter ATP-binding protein, which translates to MSGLNVKVRDLVKIHHTGKIEVQALRGLNLDISSGELVSIIGPSGSGKSTLLNIIGGLDKATAGTVTVGEKNVTSLSVRQLVDYRRKMVGHIFQNLNLIPTLTAQENIEFSMVASGVKRSKRKERVQELLKIVGLEARAHHKPEELSGGEQQRIAIASALANDAPVILADEPTGELDTANARIIAEHLVKINRELGKTIIMVTHDPSVARVSSRILRIEDGVIKTALAPSEVIEQEKAHSYVDQIKARIIEINDQMRQLDSDFRTEKIDGDEYMQKRQTLKQVRDSLKEECSRMGVIPP; encoded by the coding sequence ATGAGCGGACTAAACGTAAAAGTAAGAGACTTAGTAAAAATCCACCACACAGGAAAAATCGAAGTACAAGCCCTCAGAGGATTAAACCTTGACATATCCTCAGGCGAACTCGTCTCCATCATCGGCCCCAGCGGCAGCGGCAAATCCACCCTGCTAAACATCATAGGCGGCCTAGACAAAGCCACCGCAGGCACCGTAACCGTCGGAGAAAAAAACGTAACCTCCCTTTCCGTACGGCAACTCGTAGACTACCGCAGAAAAATGGTCGGCCACATATTCCAAAACCTCAACCTAATCCCCACCCTCACAGCGCAGGAAAACATCGAGTTCTCCATGGTAGCATCAGGCGTCAAACGCAGCAAACGCAAAGAACGCGTCCAAGAACTCCTCAAAATCGTAGGCTTAGAAGCCCGCGCCCACCACAAACCCGAAGAACTCAGCGGCGGCGAACAGCAAAGAATCGCCATAGCCTCAGCCTTAGCCAACGACGCCCCCGTCATCTTAGCTGACGAACCCACAGGCGAACTCGACACAGCAAACGCACGCATCATCGCAGAACACCTCGTCAAAATCAACCGAGAACTCGGAAAAACCATCATCATGGTTACCCACGACCCAAGCGTCGCCCGCGTCTCCAGCCGTATCTTGCGCATCGAAGACGGCGTAATCAAAACCGCTTTGGCTCCCTCCGAGGTCATCGAGCAAGAAAAAGCCCACTCATATGTAGACCAAATCAAAGCGCGCATAATCGAAATAAACGACCAGATGCGCCAGTTAGACAGCGATTTCCGAACAGAAAAAATCGACGGCGACGAATACATGCAGAAACGCCAAACACTCAAGCAAGTCCGAGATAGCCTCAAAGAAGAATGCAGCCGCATGGGAGTCATCCCCCCATAG
- a CDS encoding DNA repair exonuclease produces MKPFSFVHASDLHLGYAQYGLEARRQDFDNAFSELVDKTIELKPDFMIIAGDLFHQARPSNHTLENTIRSFKRLKDAGIPVLTVDGSHDSAPNTITSTILYPLDSAGLIIHLPRHKGACWTKLDCCYVYGIPNYHNRHKTQEALPRFMEENPPQPQAGLANIFVFHGAVDLPDVTPPYIEAEISPDLLPDGFCYYAAGHIHDRHMGKFKSGLLVYSGCIETVGYDEAKITKGFYHVQVDEKGQVTPELIELTSPRRFIILEYDFTGMASSKITEQAAQMVKEADEADAIIIPVLKGTLPAEASRTEVDVPKIRCAAQKALLVHPIVQLKETAVADEVVRSIFEGEFKDLKTKAYDYFVQIFADRYGKEDAEKIAHGALNLIDPLARKQDEKVKQTIEELTQ; encoded by the coding sequence TTGAAACCATTTAGCTTTGTCCATGCCTCTGACCTGCATTTAGGTTATGCGCAGTACGGCTTAGAGGCGCGTAGGCAAGACTTCGACAACGCCTTTAGCGAACTCGTAGACAAAACCATCGAGTTAAAACCTGACTTTATGATCATCGCAGGCGACCTCTTCCACCAAGCCCGCCCCAGCAACCACACCTTGGAGAACACTATTCGGAGTTTTAAGCGCCTAAAAGACGCAGGCATCCCCGTCCTAACCGTCGACGGCAGCCACGATTCAGCTCCGAACACCATAACCAGCACCATACTCTACCCGCTCGACAGCGCAGGACTAATCATTCACTTGCCAAGGCACAAGGGTGCGTGCTGGACTAAACTTGACTGTTGCTACGTGTACGGTATCCCCAACTACCACAACCGCCATAAAACGCAGGAGGCGCTCCCCCGATTCATGGAGGAAAACCCGCCCCAACCCCAAGCTGGCCTGGCCAACATCTTTGTTTTTCATGGCGCTGTGGATTTGCCTGACGTTACGCCTCCCTACATTGAGGCTGAAATCTCCCCCGATTTGTTACCCGATGGCTTCTGTTACTACGCCGCCGGCCACATCCACGACCGTCACATGGGCAAATTCAAAAGCGGCCTCTTAGTGTACAGTGGCTGCATCGAAACCGTGGGTTACGACGAAGCCAAAATCACCAAAGGCTTCTACCACGTTCAAGTAGACGAAAAAGGCCAAGTTACCCCTGAACTAATCGAATTAACCTCCCCCCGCAGGTTCATCATTTTGGAGTACGATTTCACGGGGATGGCGTCTTCGAAAATCACTGAGCAAGCCGCCCAGATGGTCAAGGAGGCTGATGAAGCAGACGCCATAATTATCCCCGTTCTCAAGGGGACGTTGCCCGCGGAAGCTAGCCGAACCGAGGTGGATGTGCCCAAAATCCGCTGCGCCGCCCAAAAAGCTTTGTTGGTGCACCCGATTGTGCAGCTTAAAGAAACTGCCGTCGCCGACGAAGTGGTGCGCTCGATTTTTGAGGGCGAATTCAAAGACCTAAAAACCAAAGCCTACGATTACTTCGTGCAGATTTTCGCTGACCGCTACGGCAAAGAAGACGCAGAAAAAATCGCCCACGGCGCCCTCAACCTCATCGACCCGCTGGCCCGTAAGCAGGACGAAAAAGTCAAGCAAACCATCGAGGAGTTGACCCAATGA
- a CDS encoding ABC transporter permease yields MPLMYSIKHVYRNWKLFAALLIGVTLAATFFTGIWIKTDLAAEQSLDKQVSSVLTDMESRVSLNRTNLPLALRDIKAMEGVKRVDMVARFYTPVGVPADNYTKIIYSQMAAFPDDSKIYPEWLNRPLGGIPENYTYLVAGSELAQRVSVGDNITTMITFPQPKYYNQTTIYLNLTVAGFAELTDNGYAYVSGTNYITYGYATSLSSYSGYRADLMIVGWDSTLMKLWNSTQDPSSTVEITFSIDVDREGLISPWNIQASVTKINQISDKIQNQILGKYMSYSWVNNMLSNALWNFQYSFSNMVINFFMVCAPIFFVAWYLGATVSDVSFNIRRREIGLLSTKGLSSGQIQRMFLTEAIVIGAVGGVLGVVGGLILNQYYAGTVNLNTLFSSQMFSPIIMVVTVVFGVILAFAAVFWSSRKASRIPAVEALRDYMPTDERPRRRIIPIVALILGSYKIAVYLLGLNMEQLIYQWSYSSGNILLTYLASPLVLFDAAMTFIGPILFFWGFTKLVIRDSTKFQAAASKISSVMGDLGALAAKNVRRNPARLAAIAFLIALIIGLSVQVTGQIASQEDYIYRTVRNNVGADVTVSVVNGSRGQEILKNITQTVPGIKNASIESQLTATLSEKYGTMTIKTIQPAAWGVSAYYEEGWYSGGPTLEQMLIDLRKSNNTIILDRSIAKQYGYKLYDTITVDFASCARQLRIVGFFGPEPQTSNQGQVYIDARSSIAPTFYSQFYSYVPRDLFNMTEGSDIYTLESWSTKILISLNPGVNGTEVANQIRSLNLEVYGVDSFDEQWRRATGMEDIYTYSSIQVLDVQSFGLIFAVLSASVGTALIAIVSLKERSREATLMSVRGLSFRQLVWMFVTESMAIITFAVILGIIVGVIIVYGNVATANSAISSYSLVMQRIIFPANALATIGTYVALIYASTIGAIIVMTSQYVTKLEKMVRAR; encoded by the coding sequence ATGCCGTTAATGTACTCAATCAAACACGTCTATAGGAACTGGAAACTCTTCGCGGCGCTCCTCATCGGCGTAACTTTGGCAGCAACCTTCTTCACAGGCATCTGGATAAAAACTGATTTAGCCGCGGAACAATCGCTGGACAAGCAGGTCAGCTCCGTCTTAACCGACATGGAATCACGGGTAAGCCTCAACAGGACAAATCTGCCTTTGGCTCTAAGGGACATTAAGGCAATGGAGGGCGTAAAAAGGGTCGATATGGTTGCAAGGTTCTATACGCCTGTGGGGGTTCCAGCTGATAATTACACTAAAATAATTTATTCTCAGATGGCGGCTTTCCCTGACGACTCGAAGATTTATCCTGAATGGCTCAATCGACCCTTAGGCGGCATACCTGAAAACTACACGTATCTCGTGGCTGGCTCCGAGTTGGCGCAAAGAGTTTCCGTTGGCGACAACATCACAACAATGATTACTTTCCCGCAGCCGAAATACTACAACCAAACCACCATTTACCTCAATCTTACGGTGGCAGGGTTTGCAGAGTTAACTGACAACGGCTACGCCTACGTTTCAGGCACCAACTACATCACTTACGGATACGCAACCAGTTTAAGTTCATACAGCGGTTACCGCGCGGATTTGATGATTGTCGGCTGGGACAGCACCTTGATGAAGCTGTGGAACTCCACCCAAGACCCCAGCAGCACCGTGGAAATAACGTTTTCCATCGACGTAGACCGCGAAGGTCTCATCAGCCCCTGGAACATCCAAGCCTCAGTCACCAAAATAAACCAGATTTCAGACAAAATCCAAAACCAAATACTCGGCAAATACATGTCCTACAGCTGGGTAAACAACATGCTCAGCAATGCGCTGTGGAATTTCCAGTACAGCTTCAGCAACATGGTAATTAACTTCTTTATGGTTTGTGCACCGATTTTCTTCGTCGCTTGGTACCTTGGCGCCACAGTCTCCGACGTATCCTTCAACATCCGCAGAAGAGAAATCGGATTGCTCTCCACGAAGGGGCTTTCAAGTGGGCAAATTCAGCGCATGTTTCTCACTGAAGCCATAGTCATCGGTGCAGTGGGAGGCGTATTGGGTGTAGTCGGCGGCTTAATCCTAAACCAGTACTATGCTGGAACCGTAAACTTGAACACTCTTTTCAGTTCTCAGATGTTTAGCCCCATAATCATGGTGGTCACCGTCGTATTCGGCGTCATCTTGGCCTTTGCGGCGGTGTTTTGGTCTTCACGCAAAGCCTCAAGGATACCTGCGGTTGAAGCACTTAGAGATTACATGCCCACCGACGAGCGACCACGCCGCAGAATCATCCCCATAGTCGCGTTGATTTTGGGCAGCTACAAAATCGCAGTGTACCTCTTGGGCCTAAACATGGAGCAGTTGATTTATCAGTGGAGTTACTCAAGCGGAAACATACTATTAACTTACCTCGCCTCGCCGTTAGTGCTGTTTGACGCAGCGATGACTTTCATCGGTCCCATACTGTTCTTCTGGGGATTCACCAAACTCGTCATTCGGGACTCAACCAAATTCCAAGCAGCAGCATCCAAGATTTCCTCAGTCATGGGTGACTTGGGCGCTTTAGCCGCAAAAAACGTTAGAAGAAACCCCGCCCGCTTAGCAGCCATAGCGTTCTTAATCGCCTTAATCATCGGGCTCAGCGTGCAGGTTACGGGGCAGATAGCCAGCCAAGAAGACTACATATACAGAACCGTCCGCAACAACGTAGGAGCAGACGTCACTGTCAGCGTCGTTAACGGCTCAAGAGGGCAAGAAATCCTCAAAAACATCACCCAAACCGTTCCAGGCATCAAAAACGCAAGCATAGAAAGCCAACTTACAGCCACGTTAAGCGAAAAATACGGCACAATGACGATAAAAACCATACAGCCCGCTGCATGGGGCGTCTCCGCCTATTACGAGGAAGGCTGGTACAGTGGCGGTCCCACCTTGGAGCAGATGCTAATCGACCTCAGAAAAAGCAACAACACCATCATCCTTGACCGAAGCATCGCCAAACAGTACGGCTACAAACTCTACGACACCATAACAGTGGACTTCGCTTCATGCGCACGGCAACTCAGAATAGTCGGGTTCTTTGGTCCTGAACCTCAAACCAGCAACCAAGGCCAAGTTTACATAGACGCAAGGTCTTCAATCGCGCCAACCTTCTACTCGCAGTTCTACTCCTATGTGCCAAGAGACCTCTTCAACATGACAGAGGGCAGCGACATCTACACTCTTGAAAGTTGGAGCACAAAAATCTTAATCAGCCTCAACCCCGGCGTCAACGGAACCGAAGTGGCAAACCAAATCCGTAGCCTCAACTTGGAAGTTTACGGCGTAGACTCCTTTGACGAACAATGGCGACGCGCCACAGGCATGGAAGACATATACACCTACAGCAGCATCCAAGTGCTCGACGTGCAAAGCTTCGGCCTCATCTTTGCGGTGCTCTCGGCTTCGGTTGGAACAGCCCTCATCGCCATAGTCAGCCTCAAAGAACGCAGCAGAGAAGCCACCCTGATGAGCGTTAGAGGATTATCCTTCCGACAGTTGGTGTGGATGTTTGTAACGGAAAGCATGGCGATAATCACCTTCGCCGTCATCTTAGGCATCATAGTAGGCGTCATCATAGTGTATGGCAACGTAGCCACAGCCAACTCCGCCATCAGCAGCTACAGCCTCGTCATGCAACGCATAATCTTCCCCGCAAACGCCCTAGCCACCATAGGCACCTACGTTGCACTCATATACGCCTCCACAATCGGGGCAATCATAGTCATGACCAGCCAATATGTAACTAAACTAGAAAAGATGGTAAGAGCAAGATGA
- a CDS encoding SMC family ATPase — translation MKIDVVQLENIRSHTKSTVPFTRGFNCVVGGVGCGKSSVLYAVDFALFGDSVGRSFEYLMREDADWCRVTVQFTQNGKTYKLTRGLKRKGKGISQDFEQLKLWEDDRLIASMKTEAIAEQFKAITGLDKELYREIVWFRQEHLKELLDAAPRDRQRRLDELFGLSDYEIAWSNIAQYQRDYETEKRVYEKDPDVSGLEKLNAEYNRASEEFTLLEMALEDSVQKLEIAKRGLEEADLRLKRCEEKKLAVEEVKRKEARLNANLANMTKTLASLAERLEGKKTIIDNLQQRQNSLDSQMKLCLAKLEQAGLPTNQPFEQLSAYLAGFDDKIAQLRAEQEATSRSLQQDQKRAATLSEATEDSKCPVCSQPLVGSYKTDLLQNIKQENAERERLINHLRLEVATLQKTKTLASQAYSDLQTCLTRGADLKARIAEEEGNLKNLSAELEAQQGQETALKAELDACVAEIAKFDLSELQAAKDRKDQALKQYYAVESDLRTKESRKTDLARRLDDTKERINLAQEKLDRIEKIRRTVELLSAIRDAYRSIQPKLRSEFVKVLRNFVQQILDSLVGGETPMLNIVIDETYSPYVKSESGVAREVSNLSGGERTLLAFAYRLGLGQLIMQSRTGHGLSMLMLDEPTENLGSEDGSIERLAEAISRFKAIEQIIAVTHSEAFAAKGDHVIILEKEAGVSKISIER, via the coding sequence ATGAAAATCGACGTCGTCCAGCTTGAAAACATCCGTAGCCACACCAAATCCACCGTGCCCTTCACTCGTGGCTTCAACTGTGTCGTGGGCGGGGTTGGATGCGGCAAATCGAGCGTGCTTTACGCCGTTGATTTTGCTTTGTTTGGGGATTCGGTGGGGCGTAGTTTTGAGTATTTGATGCGTGAAGATGCGGATTGGTGTCGGGTTACGGTGCAGTTTACTCAGAACGGCAAGACTTACAAGCTTACCCGCGGGTTAAAGCGTAAAGGCAAGGGCATTAGCCAAGATTTTGAGCAGCTTAAACTCTGGGAAGACGACCGCCTAATTGCCAGCATGAAAACGGAAGCCATAGCTGAACAATTTAAAGCCATAACCGGATTGGACAAGGAGTTGTACCGTGAAATCGTCTGGTTCCGTCAAGAGCACCTAAAGGAACTGTTGGATGCGGCTCCGCGGGATAGGCAGAGGCGGCTGGATGAGCTTTTCGGTTTATCCGACTACGAGATTGCATGGAGCAACATAGCCCAGTACCAACGTGACTACGAAACAGAGAAGCGCGTTTACGAAAAAGACCCTGATGTTAGCGGGTTGGAGAAGCTTAACGCGGAGTACAACCGTGCCAGCGAAGAATTCACTCTGTTAGAGATGGCATTGGAGGATTCAGTCCAGAAATTAGAGATAGCTAAACGTGGCTTGGAAGAAGCTGATTTGCGCCTCAAACGCTGCGAAGAGAAGAAACTCGCCGTTGAAGAGGTTAAACGTAAAGAAGCCCGCCTAAACGCCAACCTCGCGAACATGACCAAAACGTTGGCGTCGCTGGCTGAGCGGCTTGAAGGCAAAAAAACCATAATCGACAACCTCCAGCAACGCCAGAACTCGCTGGATAGCCAGATGAAGCTGTGCCTTGCTAAACTGGAGCAAGCGGGGCTGCCTACCAACCAGCCCTTTGAGCAACTAAGCGCTTACCTTGCAGGGTTTGACGATAAAATCGCTCAGCTTCGCGCCGAGCAGGAAGCCACTTCACGAAGCCTGCAGCAGGACCAAAAACGAGCCGCCACGCTCTCCGAAGCCACAGAGGACAGCAAATGCCCAGTTTGCAGTCAACCCCTAGTGGGCAGCTACAAGACGGATCTGCTGCAGAACATAAAACAGGAAAACGCCGAACGCGAAAGACTCATCAATCACCTGCGGCTTGAAGTGGCGACGCTGCAGAAAACCAAAACCCTCGCTTCCCAAGCCTACAGCGACTTGCAGACCTGCCTCACTCGCGGCGCTGACCTAAAGGCGCGTATCGCCGAAGAAGAGGGCAACTTGAAGAATCTATCCGCTGAACTCGAAGCGCAGCAGGGGCAGGAAACAGCGCTGAAAGCTGAGCTGGATGCGTGTGTGGCTGAAATCGCCAAATTCGACCTCTCCGAGTTGCAGGCGGCTAAAGACCGAAAAGACCAAGCACTCAAGCAGTACTACGCCGTCGAATCTGACCTGCGCACAAAGGAGAGCCGCAAAACTGACTTAGCCCGCCGCTTAGACGACACCAAAGAACGCATCAACCTCGCCCAAGAAAAGCTGGATCGGATAGAAAAAATCCGCCGAACCGTCGAACTCCTAAGCGCCATACGCGACGCCTACCGCAGCATCCAACCTAAACTCCGCAGCGAATTCGTCAAAGTCCTGCGAAACTTCGTGCAACAAATCCTTGACAGCCTCGTCGGCGGCGAAACCCCCATGCTAAACATAGTCATAGACGAAACCTACAGCCCCTACGTCAAAAGCGAATCAGGCGTAGCCCGAGAAGTCAGCAACCTCTCAGGCGGGGAACGCACGTTGTTGGCGTTTGCTTACCGTTTGGGTTTGGGGCAGTTGATTATGCAGTCTCGGACGGGGCATGGGTTGAGTATGTTGATGCTTGATGAACCCACAGAGAACTTGGGCAGCGAAGACGGCAGCATAGAACGCTTAGCCGAGGCGATAAGCCGCTTCAAGGCGATTGAGCAAATCATCGCGGTTACCCACAGTGAGGCGTTTGCCGCTAAGGGTGATCATGTGATTATTTTGGAGAAAGAGGCGGGCGTCAGCAAAATCTCAATAGAAAGATAA
- a CDS encoding divalent-cation tolerance protein CutA — translation MDTDFIVVLVTTKDQAEAEKISQTLLDERLIACANIVNPVASCFLWQGKIDRAEECLVVMKTRKDLFAELACRVKALHSYEVPEVLALPVVDGSAEYLGWMRSTLKQ, via the coding sequence ATGGATACGGATTTTATCGTTGTTTTAGTCACCACCAAAGACCAAGCGGAAGCAGAAAAAATCAGCCAAACCCTCCTCGACGAACGCCTGATTGCCTGCGCAAACATAGTTAACCCTGTGGCGTCGTGTTTTCTGTGGCAAGGCAAAATCGACCGCGCAGAAGAATGCCTAGTTGTGATGAAGACGCGTAAGGATTTGTTTGCAGAGTTAGCGTGCCGAGTGAAGGCTCTGCATAGTTATGAGGTGCCTGAGGTTTTGGCGTTGCCCGTTGTGGATGGCTCAGCGGAGTATCTTGGGTGGATGCGCAGCACCCTAAAACAGTGA
- the rpsJ gene encoding 30S ribosomal protein S10 has translation MVRKARIRLTSTDYAKLEEVCGELRSIASKTGVKMNGPVPLPTKRLRVPVLKGPSGEGTATWDRWEMRIHKRLIDIDSEERVMRRIMRIRVPEEVHVTIELI, from the coding sequence ATGGTACGAAAAGCAAGAATACGCCTCACAAGCACCGATTACGCGAAACTAGAAGAGGTTTGCGGAGAACTACGAAGCATCGCTTCTAAGACAGGGGTCAAAATGAACGGTCCAGTCCCGTTGCCGACTAAACGCCTACGTGTTCCAGTCCTTAAAGGTCCATCAGGCGAAGGCACAGCAACATGGGACCGCTGGGAAATGCGCATCCACAAACGCCTCATCGACATCGACTCTGAAGAGCGTGTCATGCGTCGAATCATGCGTATCCGTGTACCCGAAGAAGTACACGTAACAATCGAACTTATCTAA
- a CDS encoding nicotinate phosphoribosyltransferase: MKPFLGYLKEENMSLFTDYYELTMCAAYFDNQNFETATFDLFIRRLPENRSYFLFAGLEEALSYLQSIKFTEEHLAYLRKQGFKEDFLAYLKNFKFTGEVWAVPEGTIVFPNEPLIRVTAPIIEAQLVETFLLNSINLQTMIASKASRVVHAAKGKAVIEFGLRREPGIDAGMKVARSSYIAGCQGTSNVLAGLTYGIPVFGTMAHSFIMSYPKEIDAFRAFAKTFPDKSTLLIDTYDDIAGAEKAAVVAKELEAKGVRLGGVRLDSGDLVQTSKKVRSILDAKGLHYVKIFASGDLDEYRIAELLSADAPIDAFGVGTKMGTSADRPYLDGIYKLCETQTPRGEFSPIMKLSKDKNTLPGRKQVYRIRGGDGFFQKDVLALADEPPVGEPLLLKVMEKGELTYKLPTLKEIRDSAAANLAQLPSQYKVLTHAPAYPVEVSQKLQQLTECLKIQITENEINHSV; encoded by the coding sequence ATGAAACCGTTTCTGGGCTACCTCAAAGAGGAAAACATGAGCCTCTTCACCGACTACTACGAACTCACCATGTGCGCCGCCTACTTCGACAACCAAAACTTCGAAACCGCAACGTTTGACCTCTTCATCCGCCGCTTGCCTGAGAACCGCAGCTACTTCCTCTTCGCAGGATTAGAAGAAGCCCTCAGCTACCTCCAAAGCATCAAATTCACCGAGGAACACCTCGCTTACCTTAGAAAGCAAGGTTTCAAAGAGGACTTTCTGGCTTATCTTAAAAACTTCAAGTTCACAGGCGAAGTGTGGGCCGTCCCCGAAGGCACAATTGTTTTCCCCAACGAACCGCTTATCCGCGTAACCGCCCCCATCATCGAAGCGCAACTCGTCGAAACCTTCCTACTCAACAGCATCAACCTGCAGACTATGATTGCCTCCAAAGCCAGCCGCGTCGTCCACGCCGCCAAAGGCAAAGCCGTCATAGAATTCGGGTTACGCCGCGAACCAGGCATAGACGCAGGCATGAAGGTGGCCCGCTCCAGCTACATCGCAGGCTGCCAAGGCACAAGCAACGTCCTAGCAGGCTTAACCTACGGCATCCCCGTGTTCGGCACCATGGCTCACAGCTTCATCATGTCTTACCCCAAAGAAATCGACGCCTTCCGCGCCTTCGCCAAAACCTTCCCCGACAAATCCACGCTGCTAATCGACACCTACGACGACATAGCGGGCGCCGAAAAAGCCGCCGTAGTCGCCAAGGAACTGGAAGCCAAAGGTGTCCGCCTAGGCGGAGTCAGGTTGGACAGCGGCGATTTGGTGCAGACAAGCAAAAAAGTCCGCTCAATCCTCGACGCCAAGGGTTTGCATTACGTGAAAATTTTTGCCAGCGGCGACTTGGATGAGTACAGAATCGCCGAGTTGCTCTCTGCGGATGCGCCGATTGACGCGTTTGGTGTGGGCACAAAGATGGGAACCAGCGCTGACCGACCCTACCTTGACGGCATCTACAAACTCTGCGAAACCCAAACCCCCCGCGGGGAATTTTCGCCCATCATGAAGCTTAGCAAAGACAAAAACACCCTGCCCGGAAGAAAACAGGTCTACCGAATCCGAGGTGGCGATGGCTTCTTCCAGAAGGATGTGCTTGCACTTGCTGATGAGCCGCCTGTGGGTGAACCTTTGCTACTTAAAGTCATGGAGAAAGGCGAGTTAACCTACAAGTTGCCGACGCTAAAAGAAATCCGCGACTCAGCCGCAGCCAACCTTGCTCAGTTGCCCAGCCAGTACAAGGTGTTAACCCACGCGCCTGCGTATCCTGTTGAGGTAAGCCAAAAACTCCAGCAGTTAACGGAGTGCCTAAAAATACAGATAACCGAAAACGAAATCAACCATTCCGTTTAG
- a CDS encoding hydroxymethylglutaryl-CoA synthase has protein sequence MSSEPIERRVSYLGDRLKACKCQCCGKEYFEVRDYCSVCGRKSYGKMDSIDLFYDKGTLELCTYINEPTNKFTKLSAFVYGIVSFHGGKIRVPARLTDQLVCGGANIDLASLEGREVIPRFRRRYSVGKSEVIPTISLAFTLADEYYPHQEYKVVQPTKDYELPGVVGYGVYSSRFRIKEDGYERAVPFMDEDSVTAAVEAGKLSLIHSGLDSTWVGKVYAGSESNPYAVKPIAAKVAQVLKLGTEDGDVQGVDAVDTEFACKAASSMFKDACALVSYPKSGINYAMVIGADNSQAAPRGCPGGELDAFVGYGGAAFIFGKRDVIAEVEGWYSCTSDTPDFWRRDGEPYPMHGGRFTGDPAYHKHVKSAASKLMDRCNFKASDINYFVPHQPNPSFPVRVAKELGFKEEQFMPSIQMTKFGNTYSGASLVGLAAVLDVAKPEERILVTSYGSGAGSDAYILRTTSQLLDKRSRQKINVKFLAENPFVEYVDYTTYRRLKLGM, from the coding sequence ATGAGCAGTGAACCGATAGAGCGTCGCGTCAGCTATTTAGGCGACCGATTGAAGGCATGTAAGTGTCAGTGCTGCGGAAAAGAGTACTTTGAAGTCCGCGACTACTGCAGTGTTTGCGGTAGAAAAAGCTACGGCAAAATGGACTCCATCGACCTCTTCTACGACAAAGGCACCCTCGAGTTATGCACCTACATAAACGAACCCACAAACAAATTCACTAAACTATCCGCTTTTGTTTACGGTATCGTTTCTTTCCACGGCGGCAAAATCCGTGTTCCCGCCCGTTTAACTGACCAGTTAGTCTGCGGCGGCGCAAACATAGACCTTGCCAGTTTGGAAGGCCGCGAAGTCATTCCTCGATTCCGCAGACGCTACTCAGTAGGCAAAAGCGAAGTCATACCCACGATTTCTTTAGCTTTCACCTTAGCCGACGAATACTACCCCCACCAAGAATACAAGGTAGTTCAACCCACCAAAGACTACGAGTTACCAGGAGTCGTGGGTTACGGTGTTTATTCTTCGCGGTTCCGCATAAAAGAAGACGGCTACGAACGCGCCGTGCCTTTTATGGATGAAGACTCCGTGACGGCCGCGGTGGAAGCGGGGAAACTGTCACTCATCCATTCAGGTTTAGACAGCACGTGGGTCGGCAAAGTCTACGCTGGCTCCGAATCCAACCCCTACGCAGTTAAACCCATCGCCGCCAAAGTCGCGCAGGTTCTTAAACTGGGTACAGAAGACGGCGACGTACAAGGCGTCGATGCAGTGGACACTGAATTTGCCTGCAAAGCCGCTTCAAGCATGTTCAAAGACGCCTGCGCGTTGGTCAGCTACCCCAAGTCAGGCATCAACTACGCCATGGTTATCGGCGCTGACAACTCTCAAGCTGCACCTCGCGGTTGCCCCGGCGGCGAATTAGATGCGTTTGTGGGTTACGGCGGCGCTGCATTCATCTTCGGCAAACGTGACGTTATCGCTGAAGTGGAAGGCTGGTACAGTTGCACCTCTGACACCCCTGACTTTTGGCGCAGAGACGGCGAACCATACCCCATGCACGGCGGCAGATTCACAGGCGACCCCGCATACCACAAGCACGTCAAAAGTGCAGCCTCAAAACTCATGGATCGCTGCAACTTCAAAGCTTCTGACATAAACTACTTTGTGCCTCACCAGCCGAACCCGTCTTTCCCCGTCAGGGTGGCGAAGGAGTTGGGCTTCAAAGAGGAACAGTTCATGCCTTCAATTCAGATGACAAAGTTCGGCAATACCTACTCTGGTGCCTCATTGGTCGGGTTAGCTGCGGTTTTAGATGTCGCCAAACCCGAGGAGCGTATCTTGGTTACCAGCTACGGTTCAGGTGCAGGCAGCGACGCATACATACTGCGCACTACAAGTCAACTGCTCGACAAACGGTCACGCCAAAAAATCAACGTCAAATTCCTCGCTGAAAACCCGTTTGTTGAATACGTGGATTACACGACGTATAGAAGACTAAAACTGGGCATGTAA